CTAGCTGACCAGGgccagagctggaaggaggaggtggtgacCAAGGAGACCTGGCTGCAGGGCCCACTCAAGGCCTCCTGTGTGAGTGACTGCGTCAGGCAGGGCAGGTACTGGGCCTTTGCCAGGCAACAGTAGGTGGGGGGCAGCTGAGCTCTGCGTCCCTCACCGAACCATCCCTCCTTCCAGCTGTACGGGCAGCTCCCCAAGTTCCAGGACGGAGACCTCACCCTGTACCAGTCCAATGCCATCCTCCGACACCTGGGCCGCTCACTTGGTGAGTCCTGAGGTCGAAGGCAACCCAGACCAGAAAAGCACCTGACAGGTCCCAGCAAGATGTCCTGGAGCCGAGCTGCTGTACCTGCAGCCACCAGTCCTGCCCAGCTGGAGGGTGGACCAAAGGGTCCccaaggaaggggcagggcctgggttaGGGTGGGTCTGGGTTATAGGGCTGAGGCTGCCAGTCCACTTGGGCAGGGGTCTTACATCTCAGGCTAGCCCCTAGCCAGGCTGTTAGGGGCTGTTTCTTGGATGACAGCTCAGAAGCAGTTACCAGCCGCCACGTGTGTGCCGCTGTAGGCTAGAGGCCACTGTGGCTGTTGCCAGGGGGCTCCAAGCAGACCTCCTGCCCATTTCTTCCTGCTCTGGCCTCACCTGAATCTGGAAACCCATGCTCACAGTGAGCAAGCTTGTGGCCTTGTTTCAAGTGTGGCAGGAATATGGGTGAGGGAGGTGGCTGCCTCTTCTTTGGCTAGCTTGGGGGTGTCCAGAAAAGCCCTGGGTCCCCGGGAGGATGTGGCAATCAGGGAACAGGACAGAAGAGCAGTGGGAGCAGCCAGGCCCAGGCTCAGCCTAACTTCTGCAGGACCCAGGGTAAGAGGACAGAGGCCTCCAGCGTCGgcctgcctccccctctcccactcCATGCTGTCCTGCACTGCAGAGGGACACACCAGTCTGCATGCCACATTCTGTCCAGGCCCCACAAACGGCCACCCCTCAGGCCTAGGGAGGCATGCATCAGAGGCTCAGTCCACCCTTGTAGGGGGACAACCTGGAGGAGAGGCTTGGGGCTATTTGGGCAGAGAGTTCCTGAGTCCCAGGGACCTAAGATGTGGCCCCGAAGGCAGCGTGGGCTTCAGCTACGTACGTTCCCTTGCACTCATGGAGATGGGAGCTGCAGAGTTGGGCAGAACAATGCAAGGGATCTGAGGCCTGTGGGCTTTGGGGAAAGAGGCGAGCAGAGGGGCACCCGCCTGGGCAGAACTGACATGCTGCCTGTCGGCTGACCCAGGGCTCTATGGCAAAGACCAGCGGGAGGCAGCGCTGGTGGACATGGTGAACGATGGCGTGGAGGACCTCCGCAGGCTCTGCGGCCACCTCATCCACCACAGCTGTGTGAGTGGCTGGtgctgagggctggggctgggaggccgCCCTGGCCAGACGCGCTGAATGCCGCCACTGAGGTCGCTCCTTTCTGCAGGAGGAGGGCAAGGCCCAGTATGTTCAGGAGCTGCCGAGGCACCTGAAGCCTTTTGAAACCCTGCTGTCCCAGAACCAGGGGGGCCAGGCCTTCATCGTGAGCGACCAGGTGAGTGCTGGGTCCGACCCATTATAGGTCCGTTTCTCAGAAGGgcaaactgagacccagagcaggGCCATGACTCTGTCAAGCACCCCccccctttaaaaatttttttaaaatggggttTGTTCTAGAGTTCTTGGTGTAATTTGAGtgcaaatcctttatcagatatgtattttgcaaatatatttcagtttgtggcttgtcttttggCTTTCTGAATCAGACATTTCatagaatttagaatttttgaAGTCAtgttcagaattttatttcttttgtggatAGGCTTTTGGGGTTTTGTGTTAAACttcatcaccaaacccaaggttAGGtagattttcttctctattttcatctacagtttttatagttttacatttgaaatttgTTTAATGGACAATTTTGAGTGAATTTTGGCATAAATTGTAAAATGTGTGTCTACATCTTTTTTGATTGCTTCTGGTTTCCAATTAATTATTCTGTAACTATTTTTGGAGAAGTCATGGGATATTTGGTTTCATTTCAGTTTGAGCTTCCGAATTTAGTGGATTTGGCAGGTTGCCATTGGAGCAGCCAGTGTTCCcagccacccctctctctcctgaCCCTGCTCAAGCCTCTTGGCGCCCCCTGCCCTGCAGATCTCCTTCGCGGACTACAACCTGCTGGATTTGCTACTGAGTCACCAGGTCCTGGTCCCTGGCTGCCTGGACTCCTTCCCGCTGCTCTCGGCCTATGTGACCCGCCTCAATACCCGGCCCAAGCTCAAGGCCTTCCTAGCCTCCCCTGAGCATGTTAACCGCCCCATCTTTGGAGGCCGCAAGATATGAGCCCAGTCAGCCTCCCCTGGGAGAAGGGCTGCCCAGGGAACCAATAAACACGGTGAGAGGACAGCTGTGCTGTGATCACTGAGGGGCTGGGTGGCCACAGGGggtctcctgccccttcccaggggAGGATGAGGGCTGGTTTGGGCCCTGGAAAAGCTTCAGGCCTCCAGAGCTGCCAGGAGACAAAGAGAAGTTCCAAGTCCAGAGAGGAAGATGAGACTCCAAACCTCAAAGATCCATCCTGGAGGACTTCCTGCAGGAGGCGGTTGACCTCCCAGGGACACTCCTAGTTATGGCAACCTGGGGAACCATCTCCATCTGAGAGAAGGGCAGTTGTGAATGTAACAGACAAACCCTGCCTTCGGTGTGATGAGTTCCATCACCTGGGCACATGCAGGGTGGTTGGTCTCTGCAGGCTCAGGTGCTGCGCATACACTACACTTGGGAGTGACACACACACTTGGGTGTTTCACACACCTGTCGATGTTGCCCGTTCTCATGTGATACCCACAGTCATCCCCAGGCTGTATGGCAGGTGGCCAGCAGGGCCCAGGTATGTGACTGAAGGCAGACCTGGGAGCTCTGGGTTTGTCGTGCTGCTTGGGGACCTGATGGGAGTCAAGGGGTCTCCTCCAGCTCTGGGGAGCCCCTGTCAGCCTGAGGTGGGAGTCCCCGCCCATCTCCCCGGCCAGAAAGGCTATGACCGcctcctgcctggctccctccacctgcccagcaCCTCCTGCTGGCTCATCAGACAATGTGGATTCAGACAATTCCAGAAGGCCTGGCACTGCCTGTGCGAAGCTCTCAGTGGCTCCTTGCTGCCCTCCTGGCAAAGACCACAGCCTGATGAGCCTGGCAGGCCTTCTTGACATGACCTCCCCGATCTCTAGAACattccccacccacctgcctggTTCACATTTAGAGCTGCTCTCAGCTCTCCAGACAGCTAAGCTCTGCCCCTCCCAACCTTTGTCCCTGTGACCCCCACGGCCACGCACTTCAGTGCTCACTTCACTGCCCCTCTGCAGCGGCCAGGTGCCCTGAGCCTGCTGCCTCTACCTCTGTGGGGTCCTGGCCTGCCCCGTTGTCTCCCCTCCAACCCTCCTCCTGTGAGGTCAGAGGCCGGATCAGGTTCATTtctgtctcccctgcccccaagtgAGGTGGCTGACTCACCTTTACCTGTCAGGAAGTGGGTGTGCAAACACCAGCAAGAGCCAAATCTTTATGTCCAGAACTCTCCATGGGAGAGGCTGCAGGGCCTCAGTCACCCACccatgctctctctctccctccctccctcatcagCCAAGTCTGTTTTATAAGGGTCCCCTATCAGAGGCCTGTCTGTGTTCACAGACCTGGTGCCCCCACTCCATGCTGGCCCTACACCGGGGACTTAGTTATCTCACCGAACCCCCAAGGGAGGAAGCCAGAACTCAGAGAGGTAAGGCAGCTTGTCCAAGGCCACAACGGGAGAGCTGGAATCCAAACCCGAGGCTGAGTAACTCCCAGGTGGTCCTTGGAAAGGGAAGTAGAgagggggttggggctggaggagagagcaggaagaAGGCCAGTTTCAGGGGCAGGAATGAGCCAGGCACGGGCAGGGGCCAGAGGCTCCCGGGGTGGGGCAGAGTGGGCAGGGGCACTGGAGTCCACAGTGGAGCCACACTTTGGACTTGGAGTTGACTCCCAGGGCACAGGGGTCACTGCAGGCTTTTGAGGCCTGCAGCCCCACAGCCTGTGAGCCCCCTCGGTGTCCCGGGCATTCACCAGAGCGtgtgcagcccccagccccacctggtgCGAGGAGGGCCGACAGCCCTGGCCGGTGTGCATGATGGAGAATGCCAACACCCAGGGCCACGTGGTTCATGGCACAGGCAGACGGGACAGTGGCCAAGGGAGGCCACCTGGGGGACACTCAGGCGTCCTGTAGTCCCAGGACAGCAGGAGGAAAGTGGCTCTTTTGAAAACTTCCTGCAACCAACTGCTTCCACTTTCTTTGGGGTGACTGGGCTGGATGTTTTGATTGCGCGGCTCTGTGACCCCAAGAAGGTGCCTGGAAGAGGCCCCTGCAGCTGAGAGGAGGGactccagggaggggcagggcctcgGTTTGGGAGTCTGGGGACTGTTGTGAGCTGGTGCAGCAAGGACAGGGGTGGTGAGATCAGCAggtgggggagaggctgggagcccCCCTAGCTGGAGAGGCAGCAGGTGACGCCTGGCCTGAGCTCCCTCAAAGCAGTGCCCAGAGCATTTCACATGTATCgactcatttgatcctcacaaaagAACCCACTTAGTAGAGGCTataaatatcctcattttacagaggaggaagcgaGGCACAGAGAGGCGAGATGACCTCCTTGAGGGCGTGCAGCTGGTGAGGAGGCCAAGCCAGGATTCGAACTCAGGCTCTCTGGTATAGGGTGACTGCAGTCCCCAGCAGGAAGCTGGTAACTCTGGTGACCCCCCTAATTATATG
This Camelus ferus isolate YT-003-E chromosome 10, BCGSAC_Cfer_1.0, whole genome shotgun sequence DNA region includes the following protein-coding sequences:
- the GSTP1 gene encoding glutathione S-transferase P isoform X1: MPPYTIFYFPTRGRCEAMRMLLADQGQSWKEEVVTKETWLQGPLKASCLYGQLPKFQDGDLTLYQSNAILRHLGRSLGLYGKDQREAALVDMVNDGVEDLRRLCGHLIHHSCEEGKAQYVQELPRHLKPFETLLSQNQGGQAFIVSDQFELPNLVDLAGCHWSSQCSQPPLSLLTLLKPLGAPCPADLLRGLQPAGFATESPGPGPWLPGLLPAALGLCDPPQYPAQAQGLPSLP
- the GSTP1 gene encoding glutathione S-transferase P isoform X2, yielding MPPYTIFYFPTRGRCEAMRMLLADQGQSWKEEVVTKETWLQGPLKASCLYGQLPKFQDGDLTLYQSNAILRHLGRSLGLYGKDQREAALVDMVNDGVEDLRRLCGHLIHHSCEEGKAQYVQELPRHLKPFETLLSQNQGGQAFIVSDQISFADYNLLDLLLSHQVLVPGCLDSFPLLSAYVTRLNTRPKLKAFLASPEHVNRPIFGGRKI